Proteins from one Diprion similis isolate iyDipSimi1 chromosome 3, iyDipSimi1.1, whole genome shotgun sequence genomic window:
- the LOC124404442 gene encoding glycine cleavage system H protein, mitochondrial, whose protein sequence is MAQYVTQVLRCTAKTIASTRGKQMFNSGVSLRSKIPLSRKITTSRCMSSTERWYTDKHEWVEIDGKVGTIGISHYAQDALGDVVYAQLPEVGTSISQKDECGALESVKAASELYSPVSGKVVEKNEAVESSPGLINSSCYEKGWLFKVELANPDEIKKLMDEKTYDQFLKTDSH, encoded by the exons ATGGCTCAATACGTGACGCAAGTTTTAAGATGTACAGCAAAAACTATCGCGTCTACTCGTGGTAAACAAATGTTTAATAGTGGTGTTTCCCTAAGATCAAAGATACCTTTATCACGAAAAATAACCACATCGCGGTGTATGTCCAGTACCG agAGATGGTATACAGATAAACACGAATGGGTAGAAATTGATGGCAAAGTCGGTACCATTGGGATCTCACACTACGCTCAAGATGCCCTCGGCGACGTCGTTTATGCACAGCTTCCAGAAGTCGGTACTTCCATCAGTCAGAAAG ATGAATGTGGAGCATTGGAATCCGTAAAAGCAGCGTCAGAACTATACAGCCCAGTGTCTGGCAAAgtagtggaaaaaaatgaggcAGTTGAAAGTAGTCCTGGTTTAATCAATTCTTCCTGCTACGAAAAGGGCTGGCTTTTCAAAGTTGAACTGGCTAATCCAGACGAGATTAAGAAATTGATGGATGAAAAGACATACGATCAATTTCTGAAAACAGATAGCCATTAA